A single Iodidimonas sp. SYSU 1G8 DNA region contains:
- a CDS encoding PepSY domain-containing protein — MISKTGTARWSFSKHRWLGLIGGISLLIWGLSGLTHILMVLFGPQQAQFMPPTSPLDLQGARPLAAILESAGIDRAVAVRTVAGPNGSLLQVTTDPMQPRRYFEPASGAELPDQDRAQAEFLARHFLAETRPVTAIELQRKFDGDYPWVNRLLPVWRVRFAGDDQLTAYVYTETSSLAGVNNVSKTRLQTAFRYLHTWEWVPASMDWLRVVVVTLMVGSLAALAVTGVLMLVTIRRKKRLQGSKGWHRMAGYALALPLLMFSVSGIYHLIQSAIERPSSQLRMAEPLDLSGQRFPITEQWNEITKGLDVVSLSLVEGAGGKPLYRFGLSAPGARPPMHEHDHSDQGGHAGHAMPTTEREIRNARFDGIQPTGPAVYVDAATGEAAPQGDRELARFIANRFLGASDDSIEAMQLVTRFGPDYDFRNKRLPVWRLDYGAPYATTVFVDTATGTMVDRLDDWKKPERYVFSFVHKWNFLFPLGRLGLNAVVGGFVIALIGFMAILGLLLYFRRRGTAKVSS, encoded by the coding sequence ATGATCAGCAAAACCGGCACCGCGCGCTGGAGTTTCAGCAAGCACAGATGGCTCGGCCTGATCGGCGGCATCAGCCTGCTGATTTGGGGCCTGTCTGGCCTCACCCACATCCTCATGGTGCTGTTCGGCCCGCAGCAGGCCCAGTTCATGCCGCCGACCAGTCCCCTCGACCTCCAGGGTGCGCGGCCCTTGGCCGCCATTCTGGAGAGCGCCGGGATCGACCGGGCGGTCGCCGTCAGGACCGTCGCCGGTCCCAATGGCAGCCTGCTTCAGGTGACGACCGACCCGATGCAGCCGCGCCGTTACTTCGAGCCGGCGAGCGGCGCGGAACTTCCGGATCAGGACAGGGCGCAGGCCGAATTTCTGGCCCGGCACTTCCTCGCGGAGACGCGTCCCGTCACGGCGATCGAGCTGCAACGGAAGTTCGATGGCGACTATCCCTGGGTCAACCGTCTGCTGCCCGTCTGGCGGGTGCGGTTCGCCGGGGACGACCAGCTGACGGCCTATGTCTACACGGAAACCAGCAGCTTGGCGGGCGTGAACAACGTGTCCAAGACCCGCCTGCAGACGGCTTTCCGGTATCTGCACACCTGGGAATGGGTGCCCGCCTCCATGGATTGGCTGCGGGTCGTCGTGGTCACGCTGATGGTGGGCAGTCTCGCAGCCCTCGCGGTCACTGGCGTGCTGATGTTGGTGACCATCCGGCGCAAGAAGCGTTTGCAAGGGTCGAAGGGCTGGCACCGCATGGCCGGTTATGCCTTGGCGCTGCCGCTCCTCATGTTCTCGGTCAGCGGCATCTATCATCTGATCCAGAGCGCCATCGAGCGCCCGTCGAGCCAGCTGCGCATGGCGGAACCGCTCGATCTGAGCGGTCAACGGTTCCCCATCACCGAGCAATGGAACGAGATCACGAAGGGCCTCGACGTCGTCAGCCTCTCACTGGTGGAAGGGGCGGGGGGCAAGCCCCTGTACCGGTTCGGCCTGTCGGCCCCGGGCGCCCGGCCGCCCATGCACGAGCATGATCATTCCGATCAGGGCGGGCACGCCGGGCATGCCATGCCGACGACGGAGCGGGAGATCCGCAACGCCCGCTTCGATGGCATCCAGCCCACCGGACCCGCCGTCTATGTCGACGCCGCAACGGGCGAGGCCGCGCCGCAGGGGGACAGGGAACTGGCGCGATTCATCGCCAACCGCTTCCTCGGTGCCAGCGACGACAGCATCGAGGCAATGCAGCTGGTGACCCGCTTCGGTCCCGATTACGACTTCCGCAACAAGCGGCTGCCGGTCTGGCGCCTGGACTATGGAGCGCCGTACGCGACGACGGTGTTCGTCGATACCGCCACCGGCACCATGGTCGACCGACTGGACGACTGGAAGAAGCCCGAACGCTATGTGTTCAGCTTCGTCCACAAGTGGAACTTCCTGTTCCCTCTGGGGCGCCTGGGTCTCAACGCGGTGGTGGGCGGCTTCGTGATCGCGCTGATCGGCTTCATGGCGATCCTCGGCCTGCTGCTCTATTTCCGCAGGAGAGGGACGGCGAAAGTCTCGTCCTGA
- a CDS encoding acyl-CoA dehydrogenase family protein, with amino-acid sequence MLTRSIYEPEHDMFRDAVRKFFDKELKPFHGAWEQAGKVPREFWLKAGEQGLLCPQVPEEYGGAGGDYRYLAVVDEELGLSGASGPGFAVHSDIVCGYMLKYASEDQKREWLPKMVTGEVITAIAMTEPGTGSDLQGVKTTARLDGNHYVINGSKTFISNGQNADLIIVVAKTDPTLGAKGISLILVEATREGFERGRNLDKMGMHAADTSELFFNEVRVPTSNLLGPEEGKGFIQLMSELPQERLGIALNAQAVAQYAYDLTVAYVKERKAFGKTVFDFQNTRFKLAELKTQVEVGWAFCDKCMDHHMRGELTATDAAMAKLWVTEMLGRVVDEGVQLHGGYGFMNEYPITRLYTDSRVQRIFGGTSEIMKELISRSI; translated from the coding sequence TTCTTCGACAAGGAACTGAAGCCTTTCCACGGCGCGTGGGAACAGGCCGGCAAGGTGCCGCGCGAGTTCTGGCTGAAAGCGGGCGAGCAGGGCCTGCTGTGCCCGCAGGTGCCCGAGGAATATGGCGGCGCCGGCGGCGACTACCGCTATCTCGCCGTGGTCGACGAGGAACTGGGCCTGTCCGGTGCGTCCGGTCCCGGCTTCGCGGTGCACAGCGACATCGTCTGCGGCTACATGCTGAAATATGCCAGCGAGGACCAGAAGCGCGAGTGGCTGCCCAAGATGGTCACCGGCGAGGTGATCACCGCCATCGCCATGACCGAACCGGGCACCGGCAGCGACCTGCAGGGGGTCAAGACCACGGCGCGCCTGGATGGCAACCATTACGTCATCAATGGCAGCAAGACCTTCATCTCCAACGGCCAGAACGCCGACCTGATCATCGTCGTGGCCAAGACCGACCCGACCCTTGGCGCCAAGGGCATCAGCCTGATCCTGGTCGAGGCCACGCGCGAGGGCTTCGAGCGCGGCCGGAACCTGGACAAGATGGGCATGCATGCCGCCGACACATCCGAGCTGTTCTTCAACGAGGTGCGGGTGCCGACCTCCAACCTGCTCGGCCCGGAAGAGGGCAAGGGCTTCATCCAGCTGATGAGCGAGCTGCCGCAGGAGCGTCTGGGCATCGCGCTCAACGCGCAGGCCGTCGCCCAGTACGCCTACGATCTGACCGTGGCCTATGTGAAGGAACGAAAGGCGTTCGGGAAAACCGTGTTCGATTTCCAGAACACCCGCTTCAAGCTGGCCGAGCTGAAGACCCAGGTCGAGGTTGGCTGGGCGTTCTGCGACAAGTGCATGGACCATCACATGCGCGGCGAGTTGACCGCCACCGACGCCGCCATGGCAAAGCTGTGGGTCACCGAGATGCTGGGCCGCGTCGTCGACGAGGGCGTCCAGCTCCACGGCGGCTATGGCTTCATGAACGAATATCCGATCACGCGCCTGTACACTGACTCGCGTGTCCAGCGCATCTTCGGCGGCACGTCGGAGATCATGAAGGAACTCATCAGCCGCTCGATCTGA